One Chlamydiota bacterium genomic window carries:
- the ilvE gene encoding Branched-chain-amino-acid aminotransferase encodes MRYTKNMYFVYHQGQYVNLDAQHLNILDSGLIRGYGAFEFTRTYKKQPFQLEAHVDRLFQSCEMLDLKIQETKKEILDICENVLKQTLVDESKLGLIVTGNVLGKEAHLFVFSSPLELISKEWVEEGIKTQTVLYERFLPKCKSFQYLPQMATLKKNPSIQEVLYLNNNQEITEGGTSNFFGFEKDCLITANQNILLGITRQCVLELAKSEFAIDFRALPLEEASHLDEAFMTSSTREIIPIKQIDHIQIGDGKVGSHTKRLQQLFYQLTMQVK; translated from the coding sequence ATGCGTTATACAAAAAATATGTACTTTGTCTATCATCAAGGTCAGTATGTCAATTTAGATGCTCAGCATCTCAATATTTTAGATTCCGGGCTGATTCGCGGTTATGGAGCCTTTGAATTTACGCGCACCTACAAAAAACAGCCTTTTCAACTCGAAGCGCATGTCGATCGTTTATTTCAATCCTGCGAAATGCTAGATCTTAAAATTCAAGAAACAAAAAAAGAAATATTGGATATTTGTGAAAATGTACTCAAACAAACACTTGTAGATGAGAGCAAATTAGGGCTTATTGTCACAGGCAATGTTCTCGGAAAAGAAGCGCATCTTTTTGTCTTTTCCTCTCCTTTAGAATTGATTTCTAAAGAATGGGTAGAAGAAGGGATCAAAACACAAACTGTGCTCTATGAGAGATTTTTACCCAAATGCAAATCTTTTCAATATTTGCCACAAATGGCAACGTTGAAAAAAAATCCCTCCATTCAAGAGGTACTGTACCTAAATAATAACCAAGAAATCACAGAAGGTGGCACTTCCAATTTCTTTGGTTTTGAAAAAGACTGTCTCATTACAGCTAATCAAAATATTTTGTTGGGGATCACGCGTCAATGCGTTTTAGAGTTAGCAAAAAGTGAATTTGCCATTGATTTTAGAGCGCTTCCATTAGAAGAGGCGAGTCATTTAGATGAAGCATTTATGACATCTTCTACAAGAGAGATCATTCCAATAAAACAAATCGACCACATCCAAATTGGAGATGGCAAAGTGGGTTCTCATACAAAACGTCTGCAACAATTGTTTTATCAGTTAACAATGCAAGTGAAATGA
- the lagD gene encoding Lactococcin-G-processing and transport ATP-binding protein LagD: MNKLFEKIFSQSAFKTPSFIQMEVTECGACALGMILAYFECYVPLEELRYQSGVSRDGVSAYNIIQAAKKYHLDATAYETNTEDLKTVQMPCILHWEENHFVVLEKIEGDVFYINDPALGHRTVQLDEFQKSFSNLAIELKPTSSFKKVGEKLNIFDRLKKRFAPLKTSFYYLACTQLSLILLGLAQPVFSKMFVDEFLIGSLPHFIGPYLISFFLLILLITAVTYLHGRFVNFLQVKLSMAFSFDFLEHVFALPLSFFSQRSSGEIINRINLNNRISNVFTSNFVVNGLNLCFVFIYAFIMFFYNVPITLVGLVTAVLNLFLFWKIVKTRTQAYATLQQQDAKTIATSLDALDNFESIKSAGKETYFFQRIANHYTLSINAMQSVQKKDVWLSSLTGLLMQFSSIFLLVFGAYQIMEGHMTLGMLLAFQILLSNFLAPFKSLLQFNTQLQSFEVDLRRLDDVLKNPKDPILQKTTQSEEKLKGELSFKHLDFGYCPIEKPLIKDFCLNVKQGEIVGIVGKVGSGKSTLAKLAMSLYQPWKGDVLFDKKSTFDHSRQTLRHSLGFVDQEISLFEGSIKDNITYFNSDVPLETVIKACQFACIHDEIMKMPGQYEGYLHEGGDNISQGQKQRLEIARCVLFDPSILVLDEATNAIDTELEWELFQNIKKKGCTTLLISHRLSTIQKSDRIVVLKNGNIDAIGTHKQLAEKNSIYKSFIKLEA; the protein is encoded by the coding sequence ATGAATAAATTGTTTGAAAAGATTTTTTCCCAAAGTGCATTTAAAACACCCTCCTTTATTCAAATGGAGGTAACAGAGTGTGGGGCATGCGCTTTAGGTATGATTCTTGCTTATTTTGAGTGCTATGTGCCTTTGGAAGAGTTGCGCTATCAGAGTGGTGTGAGTCGAGATGGTGTCAGTGCATATAATATCATCCAAGCTGCAAAAAAATACCATCTTGATGCAACAGCGTATGAAACAAATACAGAAGATTTAAAAACAGTCCAAATGCCTTGTATTTTGCATTGGGAAGAGAATCATTTTGTTGTTCTGGAAAAAATCGAGGGTGATGTATTTTATATCAATGATCCAGCTCTTGGTCATCGCACAGTTCAATTAGATGAATTTCAAAAGAGTTTTTCAAATCTTGCAATTGAGTTAAAACCCACCTCATCCTTTAAAAAAGTGGGTGAAAAATTAAACATTTTTGATCGTTTGAAGAAAAGATTTGCTCCACTTAAAACAAGCTTTTATTACTTAGCTTGTACGCAGCTAAGTCTTATTTTACTTGGTCTTGCACAACCCGTCTTTTCGAAAATGTTTGTCGATGAGTTTTTAATCGGTTCTTTGCCGCATTTTATAGGCCCCTATTTGATTTCTTTTTTCCTGTTAATTTTATTGATCACAGCTGTGACCTATTTACATGGGAGGTTTGTAAACTTTTTACAAGTGAAGCTATCCATGGCGTTTTCTTTTGACTTTTTAGAACATGTTTTTGCCCTTCCACTTTCATTTTTTTCACAAAGATCGAGTGGTGAAATTATTAATCGCATCAATCTAAACAATAGAATTTCTAACGTTTTCACAAGTAATTTTGTGGTCAATGGACTCAATCTTTGTTTCGTGTTTATCTATGCTTTTATCATGTTCTTTTACAATGTGCCAATTACATTGGTCGGGCTTGTGACAGCTGTTTTGAATCTCTTTTTGTTTTGGAAGATTGTAAAGACCAGAACGCAAGCTTATGCAACGTTGCAGCAGCAGGATGCAAAAACGATTGCCACATCATTGGATGCATTAGACAACTTTGAATCGATTAAAAGTGCAGGAAAAGAAACCTACTTTTTTCAGCGCATTGCAAATCACTACACACTGAGTATTAATGCGATGCAATCTGTACAAAAAAAAGATGTGTGGTTATCAAGTTTAACAGGTCTATTAATGCAATTTTCCAGCATTTTTTTACTTGTGTTTGGAGCTTATCAAATCATGGAAGGACACATGACATTAGGAATGCTTCTTGCCTTTCAGATCTTGCTTTCCAATTTTTTAGCGCCTTTTAAATCGCTTTTGCAATTCAATACGCAATTACAAAGCTTTGAAGTAGATTTAAGACGTTTAGACGATGTCTTGAAAAATCCCAAAGATCCTATTTTACAAAAAACCACGCAATCAGAAGAAAAACTGAAAGGGGAACTTTCGTTTAAACATCTTGATTTTGGATACTGTCCTATCGAAAAACCCTTAATTAAAGACTTTTGCCTTAACGTTAAGCAAGGTGAAATTGTAGGTATTGTGGGCAAAGTGGGCTCTGGAAAATCAACCCTTGCCAAGCTTGCTATGTCTTTATATCAACCTTGGAAAGGAGATGTCTTATTTGATAAAAAATCTACCTTTGATCACTCTAGACAAACACTGCGTCATTCTTTAGGCTTTGTAGATCAAGAAATCTCTCTTTTTGAGGGAAGTATAAAAGACAACATTACCTATTTTAATTCTGATGTCCCTCTAGAAACTGTCATCAAAGCATGTCAATTTGCATGCATTCATGATGAGATCATGAAAATGCCGGGGCAATATGAAGGCTATTTACATGAAGGAGGCGACAACATCAGCCAAGGTCAAAAACAGCGCTTAGAAATTGCACGCTGTGTGCTTTTTGATCCCTCTATATTAGTTTTGGATGAGGCGACCAACGCAATCGATACAGAATTAGAGTGGGAGCTTTTTCAAAATATAAAAAAGAAAGGATGCACGACATTGTTAATTTCTCATAGACTTTCCACAATTCAGAAAAGTGACCGCATTGTGGTATTGAAAAATGGTAATATTGATGCCATTGGCACACACAAACAACTTGCAGAGAAAAATTCCATTTATAAATCTTTTATCAAGTTAGAAGCCTAA
- the mdtA_2 gene encoding Multidrug resistance protein MdtA, whose product MKNKQKEKFIQKLDYQQILNLEIPKGWLLICVILGSILAILIWSFFGKIPIQVNGKGVFLSSKGAYVIRAKASGTVEQIFVKEMQEVKKGDALLEIDNPKIQTFLTNISTAQFSINKLQQGLVLFQNALEIGQRLYKEGLIAKMTLDQTQTNVYQQQISIENAQVQLDLAISELNANAYLDYDENLDISAYSFVKSHENIKILEVLVNKKAEVDRKEALIWAEEIAPPYFYCTIPADSTNKVEEGMHVIIEPVTVNSQEKGAMLGKIKKVYPFPVSTEELYQMIGNLQIVNYLAKDLTSFIIVEPVEDLATVSGYKWTSEKGPKMKIPSGTLADVKIVVENVRPISYLIPIWKFYE is encoded by the coding sequence ATGAAAAATAAACAAAAAGAAAAATTTATCCAAAAATTGGATTATCAACAAATTTTAAATCTTGAAATCCCTAAAGGGTGGCTTCTTATTTGCGTAATTCTAGGATCTATTTTAGCCATATTAATATGGTCTTTTTTTGGTAAAATCCCTATTCAAGTCAACGGAAAAGGTGTGTTTTTATCTTCAAAAGGTGCCTATGTAATCCGAGCTAAAGCAAGCGGAACGGTGGAACAAATTTTTGTAAAAGAGATGCAAGAGGTAAAAAAAGGAGATGCGCTTTTGGAAATTGACAATCCAAAAATTCAAACCTTTTTGACTAATATTTCCACAGCGCAATTTTCCATAAATAAGTTACAACAAGGATTAGTTCTTTTTCAAAATGCATTAGAGATTGGTCAGCGTCTATACAAGGAGGGGTTGATAGCAAAAATGACATTAGACCAAACGCAAACCAATGTCTATCAACAACAAATTTCTATAGAGAATGCCCAGGTTCAGCTGGATTTAGCGATCTCTGAGCTTAATGCCAATGCATATTTAGACTATGATGAGAATCTCGATATTTCTGCATATTCTTTTGTAAAAAGTCATGAGAATATCAAGATTTTAGAAGTGCTTGTGAATAAAAAAGCGGAAGTAGATCGAAAAGAAGCATTGATTTGGGCAGAAGAGATTGCTCCACCCTATTTTTATTGCACCATTCCTGCAGATAGCACAAATAAAGTGGAAGAAGGGATGCATGTCATCATTGAGCCTGTTACAGTCAATTCTCAAGAAAAAGGAGCAATGCTTGGCAAAATCAAAAAAGTCTATCCTTTTCCAGTATCTACTGAAGAGCTTTACCAAATGATCGGCAACTTACAAATCGTGAATTATTTGGCAAAAGATCTTACTAGTTTCATTATTGTAGAACCTGTCGAAGATTTAGCGACAGTTTCTGGATATAAGTGGACATCTGAAAAAGGGCCTAAAATGAAAATCCCATCAGGAACACTTGCTGATGTTAAAATTGTTGTAGAAAATGTTAGACCCATTTCTTATTTAATCCCCATATGGAAGTTCTATGAATAA
- the hlyB gene encoding Alpha-hemolysin translocation ATP-binding protein HlyB, whose amino-acid sequence MVQEIQEDLLLQDTKKQFLEILHKKNPLFLEKESTSPLYQICSLVAQKKKLPLSEKIKQETSIEAICQTSSIGFRYVFLTNHWQTKDHGHLVGFLKETNEPVALISHRNRYEMIDINGKSEWVTIKNTALFSPIAVALYETLDRKDANIAGAFKKVTKNNTKDIFLVAVCSVLTVFVSFFFPIANKLLFDSVIPNFNYTLFWQIILGLFCATISSTLFSFVRSITLVRFTAILSERFQLGLFSHLLKLSNQFIRRFEKGDLLIRTSLFTRLQESFSQATLSLFFNGFFGCLYFALMLYFSWQLALITSALIFLYSIFSFCLNLYQLRFQTEQLEIESKIKSFLLQMIQGLAKIKILAYENRILQKWVGFFSKSQHKGLKIRNIQNFLSTTSSFFSLFLTFIIFGMIIYLKKEDISFTPGTFFAFLAIFAPFSSAIFGIFSTFSSIISWIPFWKRVKPLLEQEKEDAMDKQTPEMKLGALYIENVSFQYAPHLPKILDSVSLKIEPGQFVGIVGKSGCGKSTLSKLLVGFESLTSGDVYFDNQNIKQLNLNQLREKIGICLQDTKIFSASIFDNITCGLPTTQKDLEKALEYSTLNEELKKLPMGLDTLVSQFGNVISGGQKQKILLARAFIKKPQILLLDETLNSLDNATKGKVLKHIRTLGITTILITHHINSLKKTDLIYVLKEGKVDQSGTFKDLSYQDGQFKQFIQKQ is encoded by the coding sequence ATGGTGCAAGAAATTCAAGAAGACCTGCTTCTTCAAGATACAAAAAAACAATTTTTAGAAATTTTACACAAAAAAAATCCGCTGTTTTTAGAAAAAGAGAGTACGTCTCCTCTCTATCAAATCTGCTCTCTTGTTGCCCAGAAAAAAAAACTTCCTTTAAGTGAAAAAATAAAACAAGAAACATCCATTGAAGCGATTTGTCAAACGTCTTCTATTGGATTTCGCTATGTTTTTTTAACGAATCACTGGCAAACAAAAGACCATGGTCATTTAGTAGGCTTTCTAAAAGAAACCAACGAACCTGTTGCTCTCATTTCTCATCGCAATCGTTATGAAATGATCGATATAAATGGAAAAAGCGAATGGGTGACAATAAAAAACACTGCTCTGTTTTCTCCTATTGCTGTAGCTTTATATGAAACACTAGATCGCAAAGATGCAAATATTGCAGGCGCTTTTAAAAAAGTGACCAAAAACAACACAAAGGATATCTTTCTTGTTGCCGTTTGCAGTGTGCTTACTGTTTTTGTGAGTTTTTTCTTTCCTATTGCCAATAAACTGCTTTTTGATTCTGTGATCCCTAATTTCAACTACACACTTTTTTGGCAAATTATTTTAGGGCTTTTTTGTGCAACTATAAGCAGCACGCTTTTTTCCTTCGTCCGTTCGATAACACTTGTGCGTTTTACCGCCATTTTGTCTGAACGCTTTCAACTTGGTCTTTTTTCTCATTTACTTAAGCTCTCTAATCAATTTATTAGACGCTTTGAAAAGGGAGATCTTTTAATCCGTACTTCGCTCTTTACACGATTGCAAGAAAGCTTTAGTCAAGCTACCCTTTCACTTTTTTTTAACGGCTTTTTCGGGTGTTTGTATTTTGCCCTCATGCTCTACTTTAGCTGGCAACTTGCCCTCATTACCTCTGCTTTGATTTTTCTCTATTCCATTTTTTCTTTTTGCCTCAACCTCTACCAATTGCGTTTTCAAACAGAGCAACTTGAAATTGAGTCCAAGATCAAATCCTTTCTTTTACAGATGATCCAAGGCCTTGCCAAGATCAAAATCCTTGCTTACGAAAATCGCATTTTACAAAAATGGGTCGGTTTTTTTTCAAAATCCCAACACAAAGGATTAAAAATCAGAAACATCCAAAATTTTCTTTCGACTACAAGTTCCTTTTTTTCTCTTTTTCTCACCTTCATTATTTTTGGAATGATCATCTATTTAAAAAAAGAGGACATAAGCTTTACTCCAGGCACCTTTTTTGCTTTCCTTGCCATCTTTGCTCCCTTTTCCAGCGCAATTTTTGGCATTTTTTCGACCTTTTCATCGATCATTTCTTGGATTCCTTTTTGGAAACGCGTTAAACCTCTGCTCGAGCAAGAAAAAGAAGACGCGATGGATAAACAAACTCCCGAAATGAAACTAGGCGCTCTTTATATCGAAAACGTCTCTTTTCAATATGCGCCCCATCTACCTAAAATATTAGATTCCGTTTCTTTAAAAATCGAACCGGGGCAATTTGTGGGGATTGTTGGCAAATCGGGATGTGGAAAATCTACACTTTCTAAACTCCTGGTTGGCTTTGAATCTCTAACCAGTGGAGATGTTTATTTTGACAATCAAAACATTAAACAACTTAACTTAAATCAATTAAGGGAAAAAATCGGAATCTGCTTGCAAGACACAAAGATTTTTTCAGCTTCGATTTTTGATAATATTACCTGCGGTCTGCCCACAACCCAAAAAGATTTAGAAAAAGCACTCGAATATTCCACGCTTAACGAAGAGCTCAAAAAACTTCCTATGGGCCTCGACACTCTAGTTTCTCAATTTGGAAATGTCATTTCAGGAGGGCAAAAACAAAAGATTCTTCTTGCAAGAGCTTTTATCAAAAAGCCTCAGATACTCCTTTTAGACGAAACCCTTAATTCTCTAGATAATGCCACCAAGGGTAAGGTATTAAAACATATTCGTACGCTTGGTATCACAACCATTCTTATCACCCATCATATCAATAGCTTAAAAAAGACAGACCTCATCTATGTTCTCAAAGAAGGAAAAGTCGATCAAAGCGGTACTTTCAAAGATCTTTCCTATCAAGACGGCCAATTCAAGCAGTTTATTCAAAAGCAATAA